The following proteins are co-located in the Gossypium hirsutum isolate 1008001.06 chromosome A02, Gossypium_hirsutum_v2.1, whole genome shotgun sequence genome:
- the LOC107951948 gene encoding ycf20-like protein has product MIVYMACQVGRINLQAGLSISENDVFASSCLTLATCAIQRWSNEYSLSGQSSKIGLKSLTFPRKSSSTKRHGWKIALALDTGGVPGNGEDSLNSDSSNLGGTRLGRVVSAGGRQLLEKLNSARKNFPMKIFLLLLGFYTANALATILGQTGDWDVLVAGVVVAAIEGIGMLMYRKSPSLKTGRLQSIVVMVNYWKAGVCLGLFVDAFKLGS; this is encoded by the exons ATGATTGTG TATATGGCCTGTCAAGTGGGAAGAATCAATTTGCAAGCAGGTTTATCAATATCGGAGAATGATGTCTTTGCAAGTTCATGTCTGACGCTTGCAACTTGTGCAATCCAGAGGTGGAGCAATGAGTATAGTTTAAGTGGACAATCCTCGAAGATTGGTTTAAAGTCTTTAACGTTCCCCAGAAAGAG TTCTTCAACAAAAAGACATGGTTGGAAAATAGCATTGGCCTTAGACACTGGTGGGGTGCCTGGAAATGGTGAAGATAGTCTCAACAGTGACAGCTCTAATCTTGGTGGTACTCGACTGGGCAGGGTAGTAAGTGCAGGTGGGAGGCagctattagagaagttgaactCGGCAAGAAAGAACTTCCCCATGAAGATATTCCTCCTCCTTTTGGGCTTCTATACTGCAAATGCTTTGGCAACTATTCTTGGACAAACAGGTGATTGGGATGTATTAGTTGCTGGGGTTGTTGTTGCTGCAATCGAGGGGATCGGTATGCTTATGTACAGAAAGTCCCCTTCTTTAAAAACTGGAAGATTGCAGTCGATTGTGGTAATGGTTAACTATTGGAAAGCCGGAGTGTGCTTAGGTCTTTTTGTTGATGCTTTTAAATTAGGTAGTTAA